The genome window CAGTAAAGAGCGTAGCATCACGCTCGCGCGTTGCAGGTTCACGTAGCGGTCCTGCGGGAAGCAAGAAGCAATTACCTTCTCCACGATCATCACGCACCACAAATTCAATATCGTGACCACCTTCACGAGCTGGCCAGCGAACCAATCCTTGGTGTTGAAGACCATCATCGCTAATGATGACATTTACTTCGGGAGAGTTTTTAAGTAGAGCCTTAATGCTTTGCTGACGCTTAGGAAAAACCCAAATTGGAAATACATCCCCAGTACGTTTGGCAAGTAAGACAGGTTCATCGCCAACCACCGAGGGATCAGAATCGCTTTTTACTTCTAGCGGCGCAGTTTGGCTTGATGCTCCGTAGCCTCTGCTAATAATCCCAGGCTTCCATCCAAGTTGTGATAATTGCTGAGCAAGCGCAATCACTATTGGCGTTTTGCCCGTACCACCCACCCGTATATTGCCAACGATGATGATCGGCACAGGGGCTGGCTTTGCTTTGGAAAGATCTAAATCCTGAATCAGTTTTCGAATGCGCAATATAAGTCCATATAGCAAAGAGAGTGGCCACAGCAAAAGACTCGTGGGGCCACGTCTCTCCCAAAACTTCGGGGCTTTACGGAAGATAGAAAGTGCCATGACTTTTATGGTTACTTTTTAGTCTGACTGCTAAAAACTATATTACTGAGGTTCGCATCACGTGCAGCCTCTAGGGCTGTCATGACGGATTGATGAGGTGCTTTAGCATCTGCATCAATGTTGACTTGCAGATTGCTTTCTTTGCTGCCTAATTGTGTCAAGGCATTGCTAAGTTGAGATGAATCAGTCACCTTCCCGTTAATGGCAAAGCGACCATCACGACTCACTGCAATGTGAACTTGCTTGCTCTCAGCCTGAGATTCAACTCCACTTGCGGTGGGTAGAGTAATCGCTAATTCTTGATAGCGAGTGAAAGTAGTTGAGATCATTAAAAAGATCAGCACTACTAATAAGACATCTATGAATGGAATGAGATTAATTTCTGGCTCAGCAGAAACGGATACTATTCCTAGGGAAAATTGCTTTCCTGATTTTGAATGGGTGTCTAACCAACTCATTACGCAGATTCTGTTGGGTAGAGTTTTTTAAATAGTTGGCGCGTAAATTCTTCGCACTCACGTTGGCGTTGATTTGCAATTGCACGTAGGGCGCGCCAAGCCGCTAATGCAGGAATGGCAATCAGCAAACCAAAAGCGGTGTTGTAGAGCGCTACAGAAATTCCGTGTGCCAGTTGTTGAGGGCTTCCAGCACCATTGATTGCGCCTTGACTGCCGAAGATCTCAATCATGCCCACGACGGTACCAAATAATCCCAATAATGGGGCTATGGTGGCAATTGTTGCTAATGCGCCTAGGTAGCGATCAAACTTGTGCCAAGTGGCCTGAGCCAGCGCTTGAAGCTCTTCAAGCGCTGATGCAGCGCTCGCGCCAGCAAGCTTCTCTGTCAGAGTGCAAGCAAGTAAAGGGCTGGCGGGAGAGAGTTGGGCTAATTCTGAAAGTTGCTCATTGGCCAAGGTTTTTTGGCCAAGTAATTGATTGGTAAGAGTAAAGGCTGCTTCCAGGCTACCCTTAGGAAAAATGTGATCACGCCGTAGATACCAGCTACGCTCGATAACGATGGCAAGGCCAATAATGGAGATGATCAAAAGAGGCCAAATGGGCCAGCCGGCGGATAGTAAGATGGAGTACATAAGCTCAGTACTTTAGCTGAATTAAAAAGCCTCTTTCAGAAAGCTAGCCTGTGGATAACTCTGTGCAAAACTTTTTTGAGAAGATGCTCTAAGTCCTTGATTGATCGTCGGCGTGGTGAAATATGCCCAAAAGCGCCATTCGATGAAGGGATAAATTCAGTATATAAATCATGGACTTGCAATTTAACTGTAGTATTTATGAGACGTTTAGGGTCAGTAATCACTTACTTATAGGCATTAAACCAAGGGCCAATGGGCTTCTGTGGATATTTATTACCGTCTAAGCAAGATAGCTTGGAGAGCAAAGAGAAAAAATGTCGGAAATATCAAGGGAAATTCTGTCAGTTGGCGATCTAAACCGCGCCATTGCTGCCTCTTTGGAGGATCGTTTTGATACTGTTTGGGTTAGCGGGGAGATTTCCAACTTCAAGGCTTATGACAGCGGGCACTGGTACTTCTCATTAAAGGATGAAGAAGGTCAGATTCGCTGCGTGATGTTCCGTGGCCGGAATGGTCAAGTCGGCTTTATGCCTCAGTCAGGAGATTTGGTAGAGGTTAGTGCGAGCTTAGGGATGTATGTCCCCAGAGGTGACGTCCAGCTCACGATCCAAACTTTGCGACGCGCTGGCATGGGTGGTTTATACGAAGCTTTTTTAAAGCTCAAAGCCAAACTCGCAAAAGAAGGTTTGTTTGATGAGGATCGTAAGCGTGATATCCCAACGCATCCTAGATCCATTGGCATTATTACTTCACCACAAGCTGCTGCATTGAAAGATGTGCTGAGTACATTAGCAAGACGTGCACCACATATTCCGATTGTAATTTACCCAACACTGGTGCAAGGACCCGATGCACCAGCGGGAATTATTACTGCACTTAAGGCTGCAGAAAAAGAACATGCAGTTGATGTGATCTTGCTGGTTCGTGGCGGTGGCAGTATTGAAGACCTCTGGGCTTTTAACGACGAGCAATTAGCATATGCGATTGCAAACTCTCCGATTCCCGTTGTAAGTGGTGTTGGGCATGAAACAGATTTCACAATCGCAGACTTTGTTGCTGACTTGCGTGCGCCAACACCGACGGGCGCAGCAGAGCTGGCGGCACCACGCAGAGACCAGATGCTGCAGGAGCTTGACGCCATCATGCAGGCACTGCTTCAACGGATTAACCAACGTGTTGAGCGCGAGGCGCAAACCTTGGACCAATTAGCCTTGAGATTAAGTCATGCATTACCTAACCCCGATCGTATGCGCGAACAAATTACCAACTGGCAGCAGCGCCTCAATCAAGCCTGGGCTGTGCGCATGGATAACTGGAAGCGAAATCAAGTGCACTATCAATCTCAGCTAGAGATGCTTAATCCCCAGAGAACTTTGGAGCGCGGTTATTCAGTGATTTTAAGTAGAGAAGACAATCAGTTACGCGCAGTAAGGGGGCCAGGAGAACTGTCTACTGAAACAGTATTTCAAATTCAGATGGCAGATGGTGAGGCAGAAGTTAGATTGGCCGATATCAAAATAAGCCCGTAGTTGCAAATGGACATTATTTGACAAAACGTACGTTTTTACGTACCATATGTCAAAAGGAGTTTAATAATGACGACATTAACTGCAAGCGAAGCTAGGGCGGGTCTTTACCGTTTAATTGATCAGACGGCCGAGTCACATAAGCCCGTGGTCATTTCGGGGAAGCGTGCCAATGCTGTCTTAATCTCTGAAGAAGATTGGAGTGCTATTCAAGAGACTCTATATCTTATGTCAATACCAGGAATGCGCGAATCAATTAAAGATGCAATGGCTGAGCCATTAGCTAAAAGTAAAAAGGTATTGAAGTGGTAGTTTGGAATTTAGCTTATTCCAAATACTCCCTAAAGGATGCAAAAAAAATATCAGCCGCTGGATTGAGAGATAAAACTCAAGCTTTGCTTGATATTCTTCAGGCTGATCCTTTTCAAAATCCGCCGCCGTATGAGAAATTAGTGGGTGATTTCAAGGGAGCATATTCGCGGAGAATTAATATTCAACATCGGCTTGTATATGAGGTATTTCGTAAAGAGAAAACGGTTCGCATTCTGAGAATGTGGACGCATTACGAATAGAGCTTCAGAGAATATTGGGTTCAATCTCCAAGCTCACACCAAATTCTTTTTTGACTTTATCTTGGATGCATTTGGCTAGACCTAAAATATCTTGGGCTGTACCGTTGCCATGATTTACTAAGACAAGCGCTTGATTGCCGTAAACGCCAACATTGCCCATGCGCTGACCCTTAAAGCCGCATTGATCAATTAACCAGCCAGCAGCAAGCTTGCGCTTACCTACAGCATCTGGGTATGAAACCAACTCTGGGTATTTATGAAGTAGGGTCTCGTATTGTTCATTTGGAACAATTGGGTTTTGAAAGAAGCTACCTGCATTACCAATTACCTTGGGGTCAGGCAACTTATGTGTGCGAATCTTACAAACCGCCAAAAAGATATCTTCTGGGCTTGGGGACGAGTTTTTTGAAAACTGTTTAGCTAAATCCGCGTAATGAATACACGCTTGCCATTGTTTAGGGATTTTAAAAACGACCTTTGTCACAATATAGCGATGGGGATTTTTCTTGAAGTAGCTATCGCGATATGCAAACTGGCAAGCATCTTTTGTAAGAGTGACAAAGGCATGGCTTTTAGAATCAAAAGCTTCAACAGAATCAATGTACTCGCCTATCTCAACACCATAAGCACCAATGTTCTGAATGGGTGCAGCGCCAACTGTGCCCGGTATAAGGGCTAGGTTTTCTAGACCTGGAAAATCGTTCTCCAAGGTCCAGGCAACGAATTCATGCCAGTTCACTCCGCCGCCAACCGCTATTACAGTTGAGCTGGCATCAGCAGCAATTATCTGCTGACCAGTGATATTCATGAGTAAGGTTGCGCCAGGTAGAACCTTGGGCAGGATGACATTACTACCCCCACCGAGCACCCGCCAAGTCAATTGCTTCTCGGCAATTTCTTTCATTACCCCTGGAATTTGATCTGCAGCAGTAATTTCGTAGGCCAGTTCTGCACTGGTATCAAACCCAAAGGTATTACGATCCCGAAGATCGAGGTTTGGGCTCGATTTTGAGTGTGAGGATGCATTCTGGCCAGAGTTCATGCCACAATCTTATTCGAATGTTTGCCAAGTGCGCAGATAATTAAAGATATTACGTAATTGAATAAATAGGGAGTAAAAAATGCCTTCATTTGACGTGGTTTGCGAACCGGACATGGTTGAGCTTAAAAATGCGATTGAGCAATCCAATAAAGAGATTAGCAATCGCTTTGACTTTAAGGGTTCTGATAGTCGCGTAGAGCAAAAAGATGAAACTCTCATCTTATTTGGTGATGATGACTTTAAATTGGGTCAAGTACGGGATGTGCTCTTTGGCAAGATGGCTAAGCGCAACGTAGATGTACGTTATCTGAAAGATGATAAAAAAGAGACTATTGGTAGCGATAAGCGCAAGCAAACCATGAAGATTCAAAAAGGCATCACTTCAGAGCTTGCTAAAAAAGTAGTCCGTATTATTAAAGATAGCAAAATCAAAGTGCAAGCGAGTATTCAGGGTGATGCGGTTCGTGTTACTGGTGCAAAGCGAGATGATCTGCAAGCAACAATGGCCCTGCTTAAAAAAGACGTGACCGAAGCGCCATTGGGCTTTAATAATTTCCGTGACTAATGAATCTCCCAAGATAGCCCCAGCAAGCGAAGAGGCGATAGAGCGCTTTTGCGATGCTTGCTGGCTAGAGGACGGTCTGGCAAAGAACAGTCTGTCTGCTTATCGAAGGGATCTGTTGTTACTGGCGCAATGGCTATATCGGCAATCTGGCGCTGATCTATATTCGGTTCAAGAAAAAGATCTCACTGCCTACATAGCGCATCGCAGAGCAGACAAGGCAACTACTGCCAATCGACGACTTACCGTATTCAAACGTTTTTATCGTCATGCTTTACGTATCAACTTAGTCAAGAGCGATCCGTGCATTGGATTGCGTGCTGCAAAGCAGGCTTTGCGTTTTCCTAAAACATTGAGCGAAGATCAGGTCACTGCTTTGCTCAATGCGCCCGATATAGAAACTCCGCTGGGTTTGCGTGATCGCACAATGCTTGAACTCATGTATGCCTCTGGCTTACGTGTCTCAGAAATTGTTTCTCTTAAGACGGTTGCCTTGGGTTTGAATGAGGGCGTCGTACGTGTCGTCAATGGTAAAGGCGGTAAAGAACGTTTAGTGCCTTTTGGTGGCGAAGCGGGGCAGTGGTTAAGAAGATATCTTGCAGAAGCTCGTACACCACTTCTTGAGGGTAAAACGACTGATGCGGTGTTTGTGGGGCGCCATACTGGTACAGGCCTAACAAGACAAGCTTTTTGGGCTCTGATTAAGCGTTATGCAACTGTTGCCAATATCCCTGTTGCACTATCACCACACACTCTTCGGCATGCTTTTGCAACGCACCTACTCAATCATGGTGCTGACTTGAGGGTGGTGCAATTATTACTGGGTCATGCAGACATTTCGACTACGCAGATTTATACCCACGTAGCTAGAGAGCGCCTTAAATCGATTCATCAGCAGCATCACCCACGTGGTTCATGATTGGAATGCTAAAAGTGTTTAAGATGGCGTTATGACTTTAACCTTAGACCTGTTGTTGATTCCGATTGCCTATCTTATCGGCTCTATTTCATTTGCCGTGGTAGTCAGTAAGTGCATGAACCTACCTGATCCACATTCTTATGGTTCTGGCAATCCGGGCGCTACTAATGTATTGCGAACAGGCAATAAGTTGGCAGCCGGACTCACTTTTCTTGGAGATGCTCTTAAAGGTTATTTTGCGGTGATGCTGGCTCGACTTTTGTTGGGCGATCAATCGCTCACTTCTTCCTTGGGTTCATGGGTGCTGTGTGGTGTAGTGCTTGCCGTTTTCTTGGGGCATCTGTTTCCAATCTTTCATGGCTTTAAAGGTGGCAAAGGCGTTGCTACCGCATGCGGTATTTTGTTCGGCGTCAATGTGATCCTTGGTATCGCTACTCTTGGTACCTGGATTATTGTGGCTGTATTCATGCGCTACTCCTCTTTGGCCGCTTTGGCTGCCGCCGTATTTGGCCCAATGTATTTTGTATTTTTGTTTGGTTTTCAGCCAATGGGTATTGCACTGTTAGTGGTGTGCCTACTTTTAATCTGGCGCCATCGTAGCAATATCCAAAATTTACTCAACGGCACAGAAAGCCGAATTGGTTCAAAAAAGAACAAAACCTAAAGAGCCCAACAGTAGATAAGGAGAAAAAATGACTATTGCTTATGCTTGTGTCTTATTCATGGGGTTATTTCCCTACGTGGCAGCCGGCATCGCCAAAAAGGGTTTTGATCAATACGACAACAGTATGCCAAGGCAATGGCTCGCTAAGCAAACCGGTTTTAGGGCCAGGGCTAACGCTGCTCAAGCCAACCTTTTTGAGTCTCTTCCCCTCTTTTTTGCGGCAGTGATCATCGCCTCCATCAATAATGCACCGCAAGCAAGGATCGATTTACTTGCGATTGGCTTTGTCATTGCTCGTATTGCATATTTAATTTGTTATATCGCTAATTGGCCCAGCACAAGATCAATCGTGTGGTTGTTGGGTTTAATTTGTGTCGTCGCAATATTTTTCCAGATCTAAATAAGATAATCCTCAAGATGGCAACCAAAAAAACATCCAATTCAGTATCGGCTAAGAAGGTCACAAAGAAATCTGTGACTACTAAATCGACAGTTAAAAAATCTACCAACAAGAGAGGCGAGTCCGGTCTTCCGCTCTCAGTTGTGATCCGTCGCCGTATTGAGGCGCAGAAAGCGCGCTTTCATGCAAATGACAATATTGCTGCTTTTATTAAACCAGGCGAGCTAGAGCGTTTAGTTGATGAAGTTTCTGAAAAGATGCAGGCTGTATTAGAGAGTCTAGTTATTGATACTAAGAATGATCACAACACCAGAAATACCAGCCAGCGCGTAGCCAAGATGTATGTGCAAGAAGTATTTAATGGTCGTTACGTTGAGCAACCCACCTTGACGAAATTTCCGAACGTGAGTCGCTTAAACGAGCTCATGATTATTGGCCCCATTACCGTACGAAGTGCATGCTCTCATCATCTGTGCCCCATCATGGGCCGCATTTGGATTGGCGTTCTACCTAGTAAGGAGTCTGCGTTAATTGGCCTATCCAAATACTCGCGATTAACTGAGTGGGTCATGTGTAGACCCCAGATTCAAGAAGAGGCTGTAGTGGAGTTGGCTGACATGCTCGAGAAAAAGATTAAACCAATTGGTGTTGCTGTAGTGATGGACGCTGATCACTTTTGCATGCAATGGCGTGGTGTAAAAGATCGTGACTCCAAGATGATTAATAGCGTGATGCGTGGAGCTTTCTTAAAAGACTCTAATCTACGTCGTGAGTTTTTAGCATTAATTGATCGTAAGTAATCTAGCGTGCGTCGTATACGCCTTTACATCAATCTTATCTTGTCGGTGGGTATGCTTGCAGCATGCGCCTCTATTCCCGATAAAAATGTAGACCCCAGTAAAAATAATGCTGTTAATTTTCGTAAAGATCTCAAAGAATGTAGAGAGGACTATCCAGAGGCTGGCTCTGGGGTGCATATCCGCCAATGGGAGGGCTGCATGAATTTAAAAGGTTGGCGCTAATCTCCGGGATAACTTATTTGGTGAGAATAATTCTCATCTATATTTGTATATAAATCAGTGGGTTATGTGCACTCTAGCAAGTCCAAATCATCTCCACTATGATCAGCACAGTTTTAGAGATTCTTACTGCTGATCGTTTTACTTTTTGGAGAACCCATGAAAAATAGTCGTCGCCAATTTATGATTTTGTCCGCTGCTGGTGCTTGCACTTTGGCATTGAACGGTAAAGTTCAAGCTCAAGCAATGGTTGCTGAATCTGATCCACAAGCCAAGGCTTTGAAGTATATTGCAGTCTCTGACGTTGCTGGCAAGAATTGCGCTAATTGCGCTCTCTACCAAGGCAAACCAGATTCCGCCGCAGGTGGTTGTGCTTTATTCGCTGGTAAGCAAGTGGCTGCTAAAGCCCATTGCAGTGCTTGGGCCAAGAAAGCTTAAGCTAGCTTAATAAATATATGAGGTGAATATTTACCTCATTTAAAAAGACTGCTGCGGCAGTCTTTTTTATTGCATATAGAAAATCCCTGTATTTGCAGTAAGGCTTTATGATGAGTTGTAATCGGTAATGCTAAAGACTTTAAGAAAATTAAAAATGAACCGCACCATCAAGCACCTAATACAACGCTGCGCTTTTTATTTTGGGGGTGACCAGCCTTATGTGAGCTGGACCGAGCGTCTTCGATCAAGCGTAGGGTCGCTTCTGGGTTTGTTTTTGGTCTTCGCTATTGCCAAATTACTGGGTGAGCTGACTGGCATTGATGAGTGGTTGATGGCTTCATTGGGAGCAAGTGCTTTGTTGGTTTTTGCTTTGCCTGGGAGTCCAATGGCTCAGCCATGGGCCGTGATTGCTGGCAATACTTTATCTGCTCTGATTGGCATTACTGCCGCTATTGTGATTCCGGATTCTGTATTGGCCATGCCACTTGCAGCCAGCCTATCCATCTTGGGAATGTTTATCTTACGATGCCTGCATCCACCTGCAGCAGCCGTTGCTTTAATTGCAGTGTTGGGGCACGTTACGCATTACCGTTATGCCTTCTTTCCAGTCATGGTTGATTCAGTGCTTTTAGTCATCGCCGCAGGAATGTATAGCAACCTGACTGGCAAAAAGTACCCAAATAGACCTAATTAATCTCTAATTGGGCCTATTTTTTATCTAAAAGCCACCCAATGAATTTATTTAATTTTAGTGGCGGCGATTGAAGCGATGCAATCTTTAATGCCGTAATTTTGGTATTTGCCCACATTTTCTTTTTTCAGTGACTGGGCACACTCATTTACAGAGTTACGAACGTTGATTTTTGGGATATTGCTACCGGTCATTTTGGCTCCTATTGGCTAATTATTAATAACGTTTTTATTGCCCTTGCGCTATCTTGCGCTTTTATTGGTTTTAGCGCCTATTTTATAAAAGGTTTTGGCGCCCGATAAAGCGATAAAATCTACAGCTAATAGTTTAAATATCAGTTAATTGCAGAATATATTCAAAAGGTTAGCTATTTGCCCATGACGCAAGTTTTACCCGTAATTCTCTGTGGAGGGTCTGGAACTCGTCTCTGGCCGCTTTCTCGCTCAGGTTTTCCTAAGCAGTTTTTGGTTCTGTCTGGCAATGATGCTCAGCAAAGTCTTTTTCAAGAGGCTATTGGGCGCATTCATGCGGTAGAAGGCAAAAATATTTCCTTGGGTCAAACAGTCATTGTGACCAATGAAGAACATCGCTTTCTGGCGCTGGATCAATTGCGTGAGCTAAAGAATGTTTCTGCATCCTTATTGCTTGAACCATCTGGCCGTAATACTGCCCCTGCATTAACGCTTGCCGCTTTGTATGCCAAAGAGCAGGGTAATGATCCTATTTTGGTGGTAACGCCTGCAGATCAAACCGTCACTAACCCCACTGCATTTTCTGCGACATTAGCAAAAGCAATCGAGATTGCACAGAAGGGTGCCATCGCTATTCTGGGCATCACTCCTAAAACACCAGAGACTGGTTATGGCTACATTAAAGTTCAAGGCAACAAAAGTCATGATCAATCTACCGGATATACCGTTGAGCGCTTTGTCGAAAAGCCAGATGCGCAAACTGCTAAAAAGTATTTAGAAGAGGGCGGCTTCTTTTGGAATGGCGGCATGTTTGTATTAAAGGCGAGTGTTTGGTTGGCTGCTTTAGAGGCTTATCGACCTGATATCTTGGAAGCCACTCAAAAATCTTGGAGCACCAAAACAATGGATAGCTCTGGCGATGCTGTCTTTATTCGCCCTGAAAAAGACCTGTTCAATGCCATCCCCAGTGAGTCTATTGACTACGCTGTAATTGAAAAATGCCCTGGCTCACATTTTCCTATTCAGATGGTCGAGCTAGACGCCGGCTGGAATGACTTAGGTGCATGGGATGCTGTATGGCAAGTTGGCAAGCAGGATTCAGATGGAAACGTCACTAGTGGCGATACGCTGCTTACTAATTCAAAAAACTCTTTAGTGCATGCGAGCAGTCGCTTAGTTAGTGCTGTTGGTATCGAAAATTTAATCATTGTTGAAACCGCCGATGCGGTGTTGGTGGCTGATAGAAAAAATAGTCAAGATGTCAAAAATATTGTTGGGCAACTAGAGGCTCAAAAGCGGGAAGAGAAAAACCTCCATCGCAAAGTGTCTCGGCCTTGGGGTTGGTATGACAGTGTGGATGAGGGTGAGCGCTTTAAAGTCAAGCGTATTCAAGTAAAGCCTGGCGCAAGCCTTTCTTTGCAGATGCACCACCACCGTGCAGAGCATTGGATTGTGGTCAAAGGCGTAGCTGAGATTACCAATGGTGATCAAGTGATTACGC of Polynucleobacter sp. AP-Titi-500A-B4 contains these proteins:
- a CDS encoding high-potential iron-sulfur protein, coding for MKNSRRQFMILSAAGACTLALNGKVQAQAMVAESDPQAKALKYIAVSDVAGKNCANCALYQGKPDSAAGGCALFAGKQVAAKAHCSAWAKKA
- a CDS encoding mannose-1-phosphate guanylyltransferase/mannose-6-phosphate isomerase, with product MTQVLPVILCGGSGTRLWPLSRSGFPKQFLVLSGNDAQQSLFQEAIGRIHAVEGKNISLGQTVIVTNEEHRFLALDQLRELKNVSASLLLEPSGRNTAPALTLAALYAKEQGNDPILVVTPADQTVTNPTAFSATLAKAIEIAQKGAIAILGITPKTPETGYGYIKVQGNKSHDQSTGYTVERFVEKPDAQTAKKYLEEGGFFWNGGMFVLKASVWLAALEAYRPDILEATQKSWSTKTMDSSGDAVFIRPEKDLFNAIPSESIDYAVIEKCPGSHFPIQMVELDAGWNDLGAWDAVWQVGKQDSDGNVTSGDTLLTNSKNSLVHASSRLVSAVGIENLIIVETADAVLVADRKNSQDVKNIVGQLEAQKREEKNLHRKVSRPWGWYDSVDEGERFKVKRIQVKPGASLSLQMHHHRAEHWIVVKGVAEITNGDQVITLTENQSTYIPQGQKHRLANPGNTPLEIIEVQSGSYLGEDDIVRFEDTYGRS
- the murB gene encoding UDP-N-acetylmuramate dehydrogenase; translated protein: MNSGQNASSHSKSSPNLDLRDRNTFGFDTSAELAYEITAADQIPGVMKEIAEKQLTWRVLGGGSNVILPKVLPGATLLMNITGQQIIAADASSTVIAVGGGVNWHEFVAWTLENDFPGLENLALIPGTVGAAPIQNIGAYGVEIGEYIDSVEAFDSKSHAFVTLTKDACQFAYRDSYFKKNPHRYIVTKVVFKIPKQWQACIHYADLAKQFSKNSSPSPEDIFLAVCKIRTHKLPDPKVIGNAGSFFQNPIVPNEQYETLLHKYPELVSYPDAVGKRKLAAGWLIDQCGFKGQRMGNVGVYGNQALVLVNHGNGTAQDILGLAKCIQDKVKKEFGVSLEIEPNIL
- a CDS encoding HPP family protein; this encodes MNRTIKHLIQRCAFYFGGDQPYVSWTERLRSSVGSLLGLFLVFAIAKLLGELTGIDEWLMASLGASALLVFALPGSPMAQPWAVIAGNTLSALIGITAAIVIPDSVLAMPLAASLSILGMFILRCLHPPAAAVALIAVLGHVTHYRYAFFPVMVDSVLLVIAAGMYSNLTGKKYPNRPN
- a CDS encoding YajQ family cyclic di-GMP-binding protein, with protein sequence MPSFDVVCEPDMVELKNAIEQSNKEISNRFDFKGSDSRVEQKDETLILFGDDDFKLGQVRDVLFGKMAKRNVDVRYLKDDKKETIGSDKRKQTMKIQKGITSELAKKVVRIIKDSKIKVQASIQGDAVRVTGAKRDDLQATMALLKKDVTEAPLGFNNFRD
- the plsY gene encoding glycerol-3-phosphate 1-O-acyltransferase PlsY → MTLTLDLLLIPIAYLIGSISFAVVVSKCMNLPDPHSYGSGNPGATNVLRTGNKLAAGLTFLGDALKGYFAVMLARLLLGDQSLTSSLGSWVLCGVVLAVFLGHLFPIFHGFKGGKGVATACGILFGVNVILGIATLGTWIIVAVFMRYSSLAALAAAVFGPMYFVFLFGFQPMGIALLVVCLLLIWRHRSNIQNLLNGTESRIGSKKNKT
- a CDS encoding MotA/TolQ/ExbB proton channel family protein; amino-acid sequence: MYSILLSAGWPIWPLLIISIIGLAIVIERSWYLRRDHIFPKGSLEAAFTLTNQLLGQKTLANEQLSELAQLSPASPLLACTLTEKLAGASAASALEELQALAQATWHKFDRYLGALATIATIAPLLGLFGTVVGMIEIFGSQGAINGAGSPQQLAHGISVALYNTAFGLLIAIPALAAWRALRAIANQRQRECEEFTRQLFKKLYPTESA
- the xseA gene encoding exodeoxyribonuclease VII large subunit codes for the protein MSEISREILSVGDLNRAIAASLEDRFDTVWVSGEISNFKAYDSGHWYFSLKDEEGQIRCVMFRGRNGQVGFMPQSGDLVEVSASLGMYVPRGDVQLTIQTLRRAGMGGLYEAFLKLKAKLAKEGLFDEDRKRDIPTHPRSIGIITSPQAAALKDVLSTLARRAPHIPIVIYPTLVQGPDAPAGIITALKAAEKEHAVDVILLVRGGGSIEDLWAFNDEQLAYAIANSPIPVVSGVGHETDFTIADFVADLRAPTPTGAAELAAPRRDQMLQELDAIMQALLQRINQRVEREAQTLDQLALRLSHALPNPDRMREQITNWQQRLNQAWAVRMDNWKRNQVHYQSQLEMLNPQRTLERGYSVILSREDNQLRAVRGPGELSTETVFQIQMADGEAEVRLADIKISP
- a CDS encoding biopolymer transporter ExbD; its protein translation is MSWLDTHSKSGKQFSLGIVSVSAEPEINLIPFIDVLLVVLIFLMISTTFTRYQELAITLPTASGVESQAESKQVHIAVSRDGRFAINGKVTDSSQLSNALTQLGSKESNLQVNIDADAKAPHQSVMTALEAARDANLSNIVFSSQTKK
- a CDS encoding type II toxin-antitoxin system Phd/YefM family antitoxin, with the protein product MTTLTASEARAGLYRLIDQTAESHKPVVISGKRANAVLISEEDWSAIQETLYLMSIPGMRESIKDAMAEPLAKSKKVLKW
- a CDS encoding MAPEG family protein, with amino-acid sequence MTIAYACVLFMGLFPYVAAGIAKKGFDQYDNSMPRQWLAKQTGFRARANAAQANLFESLPLFFAAVIIASINNAPQARIDLLAIGFVIARIAYLICYIANWPSTRSIVWLLGLICVVAIFFQI
- the folE gene encoding GTP cyclohydrolase I, translated to MATKKTSNSVSAKKVTKKSVTTKSTVKKSTNKRGESGLPLSVVIRRRIEAQKARFHANDNIAAFIKPGELERLVDEVSEKMQAVLESLVIDTKNDHNTRNTSQRVAKMYVQEVFNGRYVEQPTLTKFPNVSRLNELMIIGPITVRSACSHHLCPIMGRIWIGVLPSKESALIGLSKYSRLTEWVMCRPQIQEEAVVELADMLEKKIKPIGVAVVMDADHFCMQWRGVKDRDSKMINSVMRGAFLKDSNLRREFLALIDRK
- the lpxK gene encoding tetraacyldisaccharide 4'-kinase; its protein translation is MALSIFRKAPKFWERRGPTSLLLWPLSLLYGLILRIRKLIQDLDLSKAKPAPVPIIIVGNIRVGGTGKTPIVIALAQQLSQLGWKPGIISRGYGASSQTAPLEVKSDSDPSVVGDEPVLLAKRTGDVFPIWVFPKRQQSIKALLKNSPEVNVIISDDGLQHQGLVRWPAREGGHDIEFVVRDDRGEGNCFLLPAGPLREPATRERDATLFTGTPKKQKSGIQDEYFLGRRFFNLASNLGKPYQLINTSNTQSFEQIAEQFLPKSITAIAGLGNPQRFFDDLAKQGVIGKQIPLPDHAAYTPEFFTSIKAQCILITEKDAVKCTDISDERIWVVPMSLRLPENLMEWVQSILQRPDPRRYTL
- a CDS encoding Txe/YoeB family addiction module toxin, giving the protein MVVWNLAYSKYSLKDAKKISAAGLRDKTQALLDILQADPFQNPPPYEKLVGDFKGAYSRRINIQHRLVYEVFRKEKTVRILRMWTHYE
- the xerD gene encoding site-specific tyrosine recombinase XerD; the encoded protein is MTNESPKIAPASEEAIERFCDACWLEDGLAKNSLSAYRRDLLLLAQWLYRQSGADLYSVQEKDLTAYIAHRRADKATTANRRLTVFKRFYRHALRINLVKSDPCIGLRAAKQALRFPKTLSEDQVTALLNAPDIETPLGLRDRTMLELMYASGLRVSEIVSLKTVALGLNEGVVRVVNGKGGKERLVPFGGEAGQWLRRYLAEARTPLLEGKTTDAVFVGRHTGTGLTRQAFWALIKRYATVANIPVALSPHTLRHAFATHLLNHGADLRVVQLLLGHADISTTQIYTHVARERLKSIHQQHHPRGS